The sequence CCCAGGCCCACACGCTGCCGTCGCTGCGCAGCGCCAGGACGTGACTGCCACCCGCGGCCACCGCCGTCACCGACGTCAGGCCCGACACCGCCACGGGCCGGGCGCGGTCCGTGGTGGTGCCGTCCCCCAGCTGTCCGGCGGCGTTGCGCCCCCATGCCCAGACCGTCCCATCCATGCCCACGGCGAGCGAATGGTGGGCGGCCGAGGCGACGCTGCGAACGCCGCCGAGCCCCTCCACGCGCACTGCGGCGTGGCGCTCGGCGGTGCTGCCATCACCCAGTTGCCCATAGGTGTTGCGGCCCCAGGCCCAGACGGAGCCATCCCCCAGCGCGGCCAGGGAGTGGAAGCTGCCCGTCGCCATCGACGTCACGCCCGCCAGGCGCATCACCGGAGCAGGCACTACGTGGCGCTCGGAGCCGCCGTGGCCCAGCTGGCCCGACATGCCTCCGCCCCAGGCCCAGAGCGTGCCGTCTTTTCGCAGGGCCAGCGCGTGCTGCGCGCCGCCCACCACCGAGGCCACCGCATTCAGCCCCGGCACCGGTCCCGGCGTGGCGCGGTCAGCGGTGTCTCCATCGCCCAGCTGGCCGGAGCCATTGGCACCCCAGGCGAACACCGCGCCCATGTCGAGCAGCGCCAGCGAATCCGAGTCCATGGAGGCCACGGCCTTCACCCGCTCGAGTCCCGGCACCTGCATGGGTACGGCGCGGTCATTCCACGTGCCATCACCGAGCTGTCCGGAGGCATTGCTGCCCCACGTCCACACGCCGCCGTCCTTGCCCAGCGCCAGCGCGTGGTAGGTGCCCGCCGTCACCTCGGTGATGCCGCTGAGCTCGGAGACCTTCACGGGAGACAGGCGCTGGGTGAAGGTACCGTCGCCCAACTGGCCGGAGCCATTGGAGCCCCACGCGCGCACCGTGCCGTCCTCGAGCACGGCTAGGGTGAAGTCGAAGCCCGCGGCGAGCGCGACCACGCCCTGCAACCCGGGAACCCGCTCGGGCGTGAGCCCCGGCTGCGTGTGTCCCCGGCCGAGCTGTCCGTGGAAGTTCGTCCCCCACGCCCACACCGTGCCGTCCTCGCGCAGCGCCAACGAGTGGAAGTCTCCGGCGGCCACCGCCACCACGCCGTCCAGGCCGGCCACCCGCATCGGCGTCGCGCGATCAGTGGTGGTGCCATCACCGAGCTGCCCGGAGCTGTTGCCGCCCCACGTCCACACCGAGCCATCCGCGCCCAGCGCGAGCGAATGGGCGTCTCCGGACACCACCGACACGATGTCCGCCAGCGCCGCCAGCCGCACCGGCGCCAGTCCCTGGAGGGACGTCTCCGCCCCGCCAAGCTGGCCGGAGCCATTGCCGCCCCAGGCCCACACGTCGCCTCCGGGTGACAGATAGAGCGAGTGCTGGGCACCCGCGGCAATGCGCATCGGCGGGGCCGTGACGACCACTCGCTGGGTGCGCGTGGCGTGTGGAGTCTCCGGCATGGCGAGCTCCCCCGAGGGCTCGCAGCCAACCATCAGCAAGGCGCTCAACAGGCACGTCAACAGGCGGCGCGTTCCCGCCATCATGTCAGGGGGCATGGGGGTCTCCTCGAGGAGGTGGTGCATGCGCGTCAGCCAGGCGGTTCGCCGTTACACACGCGGCAACCCTTCAGTGGCTTTCGGGCAGGCCGGTGTATACGGCCAACGCGCTGTCACTTGTATCGCGAGAACGGCTCAGGCGCTCTCTTGGCTGCATGCTGCAATCGCATGCGACGTGGGTTCGGGTCGCGATTGCCCCAGCTGCGAACACCCCGCGCGGATTGATGCGATGTCCGTGTACGAGGTGTTCACATTTCTTCACGCGGATTGCATTGCAGCGCGTCGCGCACGGGTCAGGATGGCGCACTGCATGGACACCGCGCGCTTCATCCTCTTCGCCCTCGTCACCGGCATCGCCACGGTCGCCGTCCACGTCTACCTGTACCGGCGCCTCTTCGCGGCCACGTCGGAGCACCGCGCATGGCGGCGCGTGGGCATGGGCGTCATGACGGTGCTGGGCACACTGCTGGTGCTGTCGTGGTCGGTGACGCGCTTCCTTCCCATGGACTCCACCTTCGCCGTGGCCACGGCGGTGTGGACGTGGATGGGCATGGCCATCTACCTGTTGCTCGCGCTCGGAGTGTTGGGCGCGGTGCGCAAGGTGGCGGCGCGAATGCAGCGCACACGCGGCGAGCCGGCGGTGGTGGAGTTGCGCGGTGGCGAGACGGCCTCGATGTCCCACCGCTCGACACACGCTGGCGGCACGCTGGCGGCGACGGGCACGGAGTCCGTGTCAGTGACTCCGGAAGCCCTGGCGACAAGTGGACACGGTGCGGCGGCGACGCACGCCGAAGCGGCTCCGGTGGCGATGGCGGAGAGGCCCGGCGGCGCCACGTCCGAGGCTCCAGCACCAGTGGATGTGGAACGCCGACGCTTCCTTGCTCGGGCGGCAGCCGGCGGAGCAGTGCTGGCCGCGGGTGGCGTGACGGGCTTCGGGATGTGGAGCGCCTTCCATCCGCCCGTGGTGAACGAGGTGGCGGTAAAGCTGCCGGGACTGCCCAAGGCGCTGGATGGCTTCAGCATCGTCCATCTGAGCGACATCCACGTGGGCCCGGTCATCCGGCGCCGCTTCATGGACGAGCTGGTGCGCCGCTGCAACGCATTGCGCCCCGACCTGGTGTGCATTACTGGCGACCTGGTGGACGGACACGTCGCATCGCTGGCCCCAGCCGTCTCGGCGCTGTCCGAGTTGAAGTCACGCCACGGCACCTACTTCGTCACGGGAAACCACGAGTACTACTGGAGCGACGCGGCCTGGGCTGAGGCGCTGGAGCGTATGGATGTGCATGTTCTGCGCAACCGTCACGTGCGCATTGGCGACAAGGCCGCGTCATTCGACCTGGTGGGTGTGGACGACTGGTCGGCGGGCAAGATGGGGTTCTCGC is a genomic window of Myxococcus virescens containing:
- a CDS encoding metallophosphoesterase; this translates as MDTARFILFALVTGIATVAVHVYLYRRLFAATSEHRAWRRVGMGVMTVLGTLLVLSWSVTRFLPMDSTFAVATAVWTWMGMAIYLLLALGVLGAVRKVAARMQRTRGEPAVVELRGGETASMSHRSTHAGGTLAATGTESVSVTPEALATSGHGAAATHAEAAPVAMAERPGGATSEAPAPVDVERRRFLARAAAGGAVLAAGGVTGFGMWSAFHPPVVNEVAVKLPGLPKALDGFSIVHLSDIHVGPVIRRRFMDELVRRCNALRPDLVCITGDLVDGHVASLAPAVSALSELKSRHGTYFVTGNHEYYWSDAAWAEALERMDVHVLRNRHVRIGDKAASFDLVGVDDWSAGKMGFSQGYDLAAATAGRDSERASVLLAHQPSNWKVAAREGMGLQLSGHTHGGQFFPFTLAVSAIWEHDAGLFHEGDRHLYVSRGTGFWGPPLRVGAPPEIVRVTLLA